CACGACGACGAAGACGCAGCCACAGATGCAGGGGATCTCCCCTCGGTGGCTGCTGCGGATGCTGCCCTGGGTCCAGGTGTCCGGTGGCACGTACCGCGTCAACCGGCGCCTGTCCTATACCGTGGGGGACGACCGGCTGAACTTCAGCAACATCGGCGCCAAGGTGGAGATCATCCCCCAGGAGCTGCTCAAGCTGCCGCTGCTGCGCGGCCTGGACTCCGAGGCGTTGACGCTGGACGCCCTGGCACGCCAGTTCGTGCAGCGCGAGTTCAAGACCGGAGATCTGATCGTCGAGGCGGGCAAGCCCGCCGAGCACGTGTTCCTGCTGGCGCACGGCAAGGCCAACAAGCTGGGCACGGGCAAGTACGGCGATCCGATCATCCTCGAAGTACTCGGTGACGGCGACCACTTCGGCGATCAGGCCGTGGTGGAGTCGAACGACGTCTGGCCGTTCACCGTGAAGGCGCTCACGCCGTGCACGGTGATGCTGCTGCCGCAGCAGGCGTTCGAGACCCTCATCCGCCAGTCCCCGGCGCTCAACGCACACGTCGAGGTCTACAAGCGGCGGCTGAAGATGCCCCAGGACAAGATGGGGCAGGCTGCCATTGAGCTGGCTGCGGGCCACAAGGGTGAGCCGGAGCTGCCGGGCACCTTCGTGGACTACGAGCTCCGGCCTCGCGAGTACGAGCTGAGCGTGGCGCAGACGATCCTCAACGTGCACACCCGCGTTGCGGACATCTACAACGATCCGATGAACCAGACGCAGGAGCAGCTGCGGCTGACCATCGAGGCTCTGCGCGAGCGCCAGGAGTACGAGCTCATCAACAACCGGGAGTTCGGGTTCCTGCACAATGCAGATCTCAAGCAGCGCCTCCATCCGCGCAGCGGGCCGCCGACGCCGGATGATCTGGATGAGCTGCTGAGCCGGCGCCGCAAGTCCCGGTTCTTCCTGGCGCACCCGCGCACCATCGCGGCGTTCGGCCAGGAGTGCAACCGCCGGGGCATCTATCCCACCCCAGTCGAGGTGAACGGCAGCCGGTTCATGGCCTGGCGCGGCGTCCCCCTGCTGCCCTGCGACAAGATCCCCATCACCCCGGAGCGGACCACGTCCATCATCGTGATGCGCACCGGCGAGGGGGACCAGGGTGTCATCGGCCTCCACAACGCGGGAGTCCCGGACGAGGTGCAGCCCAGCCTCTCGGTGCGCCGCATGGACATCAGCGAGAAGGCCATCACCTCCTACCTGGTGAGCGTCTACTTCTCGGCGGCAGTCCTGGTTCCGGACGCCCTGGGCGTGCTGGAGAACATCGAGCTCGGGCGCTGACGGGCGGGCCTCCGGCGGCCGGGGAGGTGGGTTCAGAAGGTTTTTCGGAGCGACCGATGATTTTTGTCGGCCGGTCCAGTCCAAGCCTTTGAACCCACCTTTTCGGAGGCATTCATGGCCGCCAGCTCCGTTGCTTCGCCGTCCCCCCTCGCCCTCAATGATTCGCGTCAGAACCCGAAGGCTTCTGCGGCTGTGGTGCCCCGGGTTTCAAGGGCGGCTTTGTGGACGGGGCGCATTCTCAGCGGTTTCGCGGTCGTCTTCCTGCTGGGCGACGGGGTGTTCAAGTTCCTGCAGACCCCCGAGGCGGTAAAGGGGACGGTCGAGCTGGGCTATCCGGTGAGCGTCCTCGTGGGGCTGGGCATCACCGAGCTGATCTGCCTCGCCGTGTACCTGCTCCCGCGCACCTCGGTACTGGGGGCCATTCTCTGGACGGGCTACCTCGGGGGCGCCATCGCGACGCATGTCCGCGTCGGCAACCCCCTCTTCAGCCACGTGCTGTTCCCGGTCTACCTGGCTGCCTTCCTGTGGCTCGGGCTGTGGCTCCGGGAGCCGCGCCTCCGCGCCCTGGTGCCGCTGCGGAACAAGCCGTAGCGGGAGAGGCGCGGAGCAGGGCTAGAAGCGCCCGCCCAGCGTGATGTTGGCGTTGAAGAGATTGCCGCTGTTGTCGAGGCCGGGGCGCACGTCTTCCGCGAAGCTCTCGCCGAACATCAGGCGGTAGCTGGCCCTCGCCCCCGCGAAGATGGTGCCGAAGTTGTAGTCCACGCCCGCCGCCAGCGGCAGCTCCTCGACGATATCGTTTTTATAGAGGAAGTCCGCGCCGTCCGTGGGGTTGATGTAGCTCAGGCCCAGGCCCGCGCCGACGAAGGGCCGCCACTTGTCGTTGATCAGCGGTCCCGCCTTGGCCATCAGCCCGAGGTTGTGGCGGTAGAGGCCCTCGCCCGAAGAGCCGATGAGCGACTCATCAATGGGGATGCGCTGCCCCTCGTAGCCCACCTCGACTCCGAGCGCGGGCCAGACCTGAGCATCGGCCGCGATGCCGAGGAGCGGGCCCGTGCCCGTATACTCACCCGCAGCGCCCGTCAGTCCTCCCAGACCGACGCGGACATCCAGCCCCACCTGCGCCTCTGCCGGATTGTAGTGGAGCTTCGTTCCCACCTCCTGGGCTTCAACCTGCGCGAGGGCGGGAACGGCGAACAGCAGGGCGGCGGCTGCCAGGCTTCCCACGACCGAACGGTTCTTCATTGTGACCTCCCAGAAAGTGAGTCAGGAAGAATCTGGGCACGTGTCCACAGTTGGAAGAAGCGGTGCCAGAGCGGGCATTCCGGCGCATGGAGAGCGTGCCCGGAGCCCGAGCCACACCTCAGGGGCCCGGCTGTCCGGGTGCCTACTTCTTCCCGAAGAGCTTCCGCAGACCGGAGAAGAGACCCGCAGGGCTCTCCTTGGTCTCGGTGGCAAAGGGCGAGCGCGCGATGAGGGCCTCGCGGGCCGTGTCGTCCAAGTCCTCCGTGGCCAGCGTCACCGGCTGGCGCTTCGCACCGGGCAGGGTGGCCGACAGCGAGAGGATGCCGTCCTGCGAAAGGGAGAAGTGGAGCTCCGCTTCTCCCGTGCGCTCGAATTGGAAGTGGAGCGCTCCGAGGTACTCGCTCTCCGAGGCGAGGGAGGAAGCCCCTTGGAAGATGGCCAGCGAGAGCGGTCCCGGGGTGACGGGCAGGACGAGCGTTTTGTCTGCAGGAAGGCGGGTGTTGCGCTCGAAGACGCGACGGAGCGTGCCCCCGCGCTCGGCCACACCGAGTGGTACGGAGAGCACATCCGAGACGGTGGCACCTGGCTTGCCGGAGTCGATCTCCAGCAGCGAGCGGCCCAGCAGCGCCGCCCCGAATGCTCCCGCGGTGAGCGGATCCACGTCGGAGCGTACGGGCACCCCGAGGCTCTCTTCGAGCCGCCGGCGGACGAGCGGGGCCCGGCTCTGGCCACCCACGAGCACCACGGCATCCAGGCCCTGGGGGGTGAGGGAGCTGGACTCCAACACTTCGCGGGTGGCTTCCGTCACGCGCTGGGCGAGATCCGCGGTGAGTGCCTCCACGCGCTCGCGGTTGAGGGTGAGGCTGGGTCCCTCGCGGAGGCGGACGGGTGTCTCATCCTGCTCGCTGAGGCGTACCTTGGCTGACTCGGCGGCGGCGCGCAGCGGTCCCCAGTCGAGCGAAGGCTCCTGCGAAGAGGTGCCCGAGTTCCGCAGGTCGCTCATCAGGGCCTCGGTGATGCGAGCATCGAAGTCCATGCCGCCGAGCGTCGGATCGGAGCCCGTGGTGACGATCTCGAGGTCATCGCCGGTGACCTGCACGACGGAGACCTCGAGCCCGCCTCCGCCGAGGTCCACCACGAGGACGCGCTTGCGAGCCAGGCCCCGGCCATGTCCGTACGCGAGCGTGGCCGCGGCGGGGGCATTGAGCACGCGCAGGGTCTGAAGGCCCGCGCGCTCACCGGCCTCGCGCAGGGCGGCTCGCTGGCGGGCATCGAAGTAGGCAGGGACGCACAGCACGGCGCGGGTGGCCTCGCGGCCGAGGAACGCGCCGGCGCTGGCCTTGAGCTCACGCAGGAGCTGAGCGGCGAAGTCGGTCAGGGAGATGACGCGCCCACCCAGCTCGACCCCCGCATCCCCGCGCGGGTCGGCAGCGACGGAGAAGGGGAGCCCCACGAAGCTGCGAAGCCGGGGGGAGCGCGCGCGCAGGCCGAGCAGGCGTTTGAGGCCCGTGGCGGCGTGGCGGGAGTTTCGCTCGGCCTCGGCCAGGGCCGCCGCTCCGACGAGGAGCTGCCCCGAGGCATCGACCGCGAGCATGGAGGGAAGGCCCTGAGCCTCCACGCCTCCCGAGGAGATGAGGCGGACCGAGCCCTCGTGGAACACAGCGACACGGGCTTGGGTCGTGCCCAGGTCGATGCCCAGGACGACCTCGGGCGCGGAGGGAGCCACGGGGGCGCTGACCGGCATGTCGAGCACGGTCCTCCGGCGGCCTCGGCCCTCCGAGACACGGCGAGAGTCCTCGGACGGGGCGGCGGGAACCTCGGTGCGAGAGGGCTCCGGAGGCAGAGGTGCGAGCGGCGGAACCTCCTCGGTGCGCGGCTCGGGCGGGAGCGATGGAGCGGCAGGCGCACGCGCCACGGGTGGCGCCGCAGGGGGCGCTGCGGGAATCGCGGGAATGGAAACCGAAGGGCGAGGGGGAGGGCGAGCAGGAGGCTCGGCGGAGGCAGGGCCCGCCGTGCGCTGGACCAACCCAGGCGGAGGCGTGGGGAGCGGATCGACCGGAGGACGGGGGATGGCTTTCGCCGTGGGGGAAACGGGTTCTGCCGGAGGAGGCGTCCCGGTGGGAGGCGGAGTGAAGGGGACGGACCACATCCGAACCGTGGGAGCTTTGGGCTCCCGAAGTGGCTCTGTGCGCTGGGGAGAAACCGGAGGTGCTGCGGAAGGAGCCGGAGGTGGGGGCACTGCGGGAGTAGGTGAAGCCGTCGCCGGAGGAGCCGCAGGCGGTGGACGCGCCGCCGCTGCCGGAGGAGGTGGGGCCACCGAAGGCACAGCAGCCGAGAGGGACGGAGACGTCCGGCGGACCATGCCCGGAGGCGGAGCCAGGGGCTGTGGCGCAGGCGCTCTTGGGGCCTCCACAGGTACCGGTGTGGGGGGCTTTACCGGGGCGGTTGCAGGAGCCGGGACCTGTGTTTCCACCGAGGCGGGCGGGAGCGGCTGCCCACTGCGCAGCGCCACCACGCGATCGATGAGCGCCTTGCTCTGCGCATCCAGCTTCACGAAGCGGACGCTCATCCCCGAGCGCCCACCTTCCTCGGCCTGCGCTTTGACGACGACGCCCTCGCCGCGCAGCAGCCGAGCGCCGTTGGCGAGGACGAACTCGAAGGCGATTGCGGTGCCCTCTTCCTTCAGGGCCTTGGTGGCGATGAACACACCGGCGCGCGCGACGTTCGAGCCGTACTTCTCGATGAACTCCTCCTCCGTGGTGTACGGGAGGCGGATGCGCAGCGGGAGGAGCTTGGGCGCGACCGTCACCGTTCACCGCCTCAGGGGGAGCTCATCGCAAGGCGAGGCGGACATCTCCGCTGGTCGCTGGCAGCACGAGCGTCAGGCCCGCATCAAGGGTGGACGGAGGAACCTCGAAGAAGAGCACCACATCGGAGCGCTCCTCCGGGGCCCAGGTGTGGCGCAGCTCGCGTGTCCCAGCGGCGATCTGGACGTCCCGGGCCAGCGGGTACTCCTTGCCGGCCGCATCCATCAGCTTCGCTCCATCGAGCGAGAGTGCCGCCGGGGCCTGCCCCACGTTCTGCATGACGAGCTGCACGCGGAGGAACTGATCCTCGGTGGTGAGGCTCAGCTTGCCGCCCTTCACCGAGTGCGAGGCCTCCAGGCCGGTGAGCTTCACGGCCACGGTGTCCACGTGCTTCGTCTCGTTGGAGTCCGGCAACCGCAGCTTGCGGTCCGAGGCGCCCTCATCGGCCGTGGCCAGTCCCGCGAGGCCCATGTCGGGGTCCTCGTCGGCCTGCTGGGCGCGGGCCGGAGGGCCCGAGGCAGCACCGCCCTTGCCCACACGGTCCGCCTCGGCGCGCAGCTTGGCGAGCGTGCGGTCCTCCTGGGGCGGAGCCTCCTCCTTCGTGCAGCCCCACGCGAGGGCCGCCGCCAGGAGAATCGGGGTCAGGGCGGTGCGGGGGCTCATGCGCGGTCCTTCATCAGCTCGTAGAGCTTGTCGAGCGCCGCGGGGAGCTTGGACGGATCCGGGCCGCCGGCCTGGGCCATGTCGGCCTTGCCGCCGCCCTTGCCGCCCACTTCCTTGGCCATCTCGCGCACGAGGTCGCCCGCGCTGATGCCCTTGGCGACCACGTCCTTGGTCGCGGCCACGAGGATGAGCGCCTTGCCATCCTTCTCGCCGCCGATGGCGATGACGCCCGAGCGGATGCGGTCGCGCAGCTGGTCCGCCAGCCCGCGGTAGACCTTGTCGTCGGCCGGGTCCACGCGGGTGGCCAGCACCTTCATGCCGTTCACCTCGCGGGCCTGGTCGAGCAGGTCCTTGCTGGAGGCCGTCTGCGCCTTCACGGCGACCTCCTCGATCTTCTTCTCCAGCTCCTTCACGCGCTTCTGGGTGGCCTCCACGCGCTTGGAGAGCTCCTTGGGCGTGGTCTTCAGCAGCTCGGCCGCCTTGCGCAGCTCGCGCTCCGTCTCGCGCAGGTACTGGAGGGCGCCCACGCCGGTGACGGCGGTGATGCGCCGCACGCCCGAGGCAATGCCGCTCTCGCTGACGATCTTGAACAGACCGATGTCGCCGCTGCGCTTCACGTGCGTGCCGCCACACAGCTCGGTGGACTGCGGGTGCACGGTGACGACGCGCACCGTCTCGCCGTACTTCTCACCGAACATGGCCACCGCGCCGGACTTCTTCGCGTCGTCCAGCTTCATGATGCGCGTCTGGGACTCGGCGTTCTCACGGATCCAGCCGTTGACCAGGTCTTCCACCTGATCCATCTGCTCGGGCGTGGGCACGGCGAAGTGCGAGTAGTCGAAGCGCAGGAAGTCCGGCGCCACCACGGAGCCGGCCTGCTTCACGTGGTCGCCGAGCACCATCTTGAGCGCGCGGTGCATCAGGTGCGTGGCCGAGTGGTTCGCGCGGATGGACTTGCGCCGCTCACCATCCACCGCTGCCTGGACCATGTCGCCGGCCTTGAACGTGCCCTCCTTCACCTCCACGGTGTGGACGATGAGGCCCGAGACCGGGCGCTGTGCGTCCAGCACGTTCGCCACGGCCTTGCCGCCATGGCCGGTGATGCGGCCGGTGTCACCGATCTGGCCGCCGGACTCGCCGTAGAAGGGCGTCCGGTCCAGCACCAGCTCCACCTTGTCGCCCGCGGAGGCCTGGGCCACCTCCTGGCCGTCCTTGATGATGGCGCGCACGGAGCCCTCGCCCTCGTGGCCCTCGCCGTCGTAGCCGAGGAACTCCGTGGTCCCCAGCCGATCCGCCAGCTTGAGGTACACGTCCCCGACGGCCTTGTCCTTGTTGAGCTTGCCCGAGTCCGCGCCGCGCGGCGTGTTCATGATCTCCCAGAACTTGGTCAGATCGACGTCGTAGCCGCGCTCGCGGGCGATGATCTGCGTCAAGTCCCACGGGAAGCCGTGCGTGTCATGGAGGAAGAAGGTCGCCTCGCCGGAGATGGCCTTGCCGCCGCTGTCCTTCAGGCGGGTGATCTCCTCGTCGATCATCTTCAGGCCGCGGTTGAGCGTGCGGCGGAAGGACTCCTCCTCGTGGCGGGTGTTCTCGAGCACGAAGGTGCGGCTCTCGCGCAGCTCGGGGTAGGCGTCGCCCATCAGCTCGATGACGCGGTCCACGACCTTGAAGAAGAACACCTCGTCCAGGCCCAGCAGCGAGCCGTGGCGGATGGCGCGGCGCATGATGCGGCGGAGCACGTAGCCGCGGCCTTCGTTGGAGGGCTGCACGCCGTCGGAGAGGAGGAACGCGGCCGCGCGGCTGTGGTCCGCGATGACGCGCATGGAGGCGCCGTCCTCCTGGGTGTACGGCTTGCCGGCCAGCTCGCTCACCTTGGACAGGATGCTCTGGAACAGGTCCGTGTCGTAGTTGGAGCGCTTGCCCTGAACGACGGAGGCGATGCGCTCCAGCCCCGCGCCCGTGTCGATGGACGGCTTGGGCAGCGGGATGAGCGGCGCGTCCTTCTCCTTGCGCTCGAACTGCATGAACACCAGGTTCCAGATCTCCAGCCACCGGTCGCAGTCGCACGCCACGCCCTGGCACGGACGGCCAGCGGAGACCTCGGCGCAGGGGATGTCATCGCCCTGGTGGTAGTGAATCTCGGAGCACGGGCCGCACGGGCCGGTGTCGCCCATGGCCCAGAAGTTGTCCTTCAGGCCCAGCTTGTAGATGCGGTCGCGCGCAACGCCCTGCTTGGCCCACAGCTCGAAGGCCTCCTCGTCCCAAGGGATGCCACCCTCGCCGTTGAACACGGTGACGGCCAAGCGGGCCTTGTCCAGGCCCAGCGTCTTCGTGACGAACTCCCAGCCGTAGGCGATGGCGTCGGCCTTGAAGTAGTCGCCGAAGGAGAAGTTGCCGAGCATCTCGAAGAACGTGTGGTGCCGGGCGGTGTAGCCCACGTTGTCGAGATCGTTGTGCTTGCCACCGGCGCGCACGCACTTCTGCGAGGTGGTGGCGCGGCTGTAGTCGCGCTTCTCGCGGCCGGTGAACACGTCCTTGAACTGGACCATGCCCGCGTTGGTGAACAGCAGCGTCGGGTCGTTCTGGGGAACGAGCGGGGACGAGGCCACGCGGCGATGGCTGCGGTCCTCGAAGAACTTGAGGAACGCCTCGCGAATCTGGGAGGCGGTAAGGGCGGAAGGCATGGTGTGGGTATATGCCACAAGAGGCCGCCTCGCAGGAGTTCTTGCTGACCGTCCCCCGCCTGCCTGGCGTCCGGGCGCCTCCTAGGGGCTCAGGGAGTCCCTCCCACCCGCAGGAAGAGGTAGGGAAGTCACCGAGATCATTCCAGAGGGTGCTCAGGGTGCGCTAAAGTGCTTGGCCACCCCATGCGGCTTTTGCCCGTTGCGCTCCTGTTGTTTGCCCTGCCTGCCCTGGCTCAGGTGGATGCCCGCGTGGCGTTCCTCACCAAGCAGCTAGAGAAGGGCAAGGATCCTCGTGCCCGCTCCCAGGCGGCGCTGGTGCTGGGGGCCACCGAGGAGCCCGAGGCCGTCCGCCCGCTGTGCACGGGGCTGGAGGATGAGAGTGAGGTGGTCCGCGCGGCCGCCGCCAAGGGGCTGGCGACGCTGAAGGAGGCCTCGGGCCTGGATTGCTTGAAGAAGCACCAGGAGAAGGACGCCGCCACGCTGGTGGCCGTGCGCGAGGCCATCAAGGCCCTGGAGGACTTCAAGAACCGCAAGCCGCGCCTGTACGTGGCGCTAGGGCTGAAGGACAAGACGGGCTCACTGTCTCCGGAGTTGGTGAAGATCTCCGAGGAGCGCCTGAAGCGGCGGCTCATCCACGCGGGGGCGATGCTGGCGCCTCCCAAAGAGACAAAAAAGGCCGCGCAGGGCGTGCTGAAAAAGAACAGCATCCGTGGCTACCAGCTCAACATCGAGATTTCGAATACGGAGGGCGGCGGGCTGCGCCTGGCCGTCCTGTGTTTGCGGTACCCGGACATGGCCCTGCTCGGGCAGGTGGACGTGCAGGCCTCCGGGGCCGAGCCCGCGGATCTCCTCAAGGCGCTGATTCCCAAGGCCATCGAGGACGCCGCGGAAACCTTCGAGTGGAGTACCTGAAACCCCTATGTCCTCAGAACCGCAGAAGGATGGCAGCAAGCGGCGCCAGTGGCGCAACTTCCTCCTCGAGCCGAAGTTCCAGCTGAAGTTCACGGTGTACCTGATTGCCGTGGCGCTGGTGGTGGCGGCGGGGCTGGGGGTGTTCCTGTACCGGAACACGCGGGCGCTGCTGGACGAGGCGAACAACTCACTGGAAGCCCGCTCGCGCGCCGCCGAGGCCAGCCGCGAGCTGTCCAACGCCACGCTCTCCAACGAGCTCATCAAGCGGATGGGGGATCCGGTCTTCGTGGCGCAGCTGGAGGCGACCTCCAAGGCCATTGACGAGCGCTACGAGGCGGAGCGGGCGGCCATCGTCGCGCAGAAGGCGGAGCTGGAGCGGCGCCAGCGCACCATGTGGACGGTGTTCATGGGCGCATTCGCGGCGTTCCTGGTGTTGATTGCGCTGACGAGCATCGTGCTGACGCACCGGGTGGCCGGCCCGCTGCTGCGCATCCGCCGCATGGTGAAGGACGTGGCGGGTGGCACCATCCGTCCGCCGCCCTACGGGCTGCGCGACAAGGATGAGCTGAAGGACCTCTTCGATGCGACGCGGGGCATGATGCACGTGCTGCGCAAGCAGGTGGAGGATGACGCGCTGGTGCTCAGTCATGCGCTGGAGCGCGCCCAGCAGGAGGGCGTGAAGAGCGAGTGGATGGATGACCTGCGCACGCTGGAGTCGCGTATCAAAGGTCGGCTGTGACACGGGTGTCCCGGCTCCACGCGGGCAGGGACTCTTCTGAGAGCAGCTGAGGCAGGACCAGGTCGCGGAGCGCCATGAGCGTGCGGTTCTGCTGGATGTTGGCGTTCAGCATGTCCAGGAGGGGCCGCGTGTGCCGGTTGAGCGCCTCGGCGCACTGCGTATCAGGGAGGGCAATCGGGTAGTGGGCCATGCGCTCCCAACTCGTCCGAGGCATTCGCGTGCCGCCGGAGCCCAAGTCGGTGTAGCTGACGAACTCCGCACTGGAGAGGTGGCCGAGCACAAGACTCGCGTACACCGGGTCCGTGGGCTCCACCACGACGATGTCGGTGGAGCAGACGCCGTCAACAGGAGCGATGCCCACCTTGTGGAAGTAGGGGCGCAGCTTGCCGAACAGGAAGTGGCCCGCGCGGAACCGGCACTTCTGGCTCTGTACCTCCGAGGCCTCTCCCCAGCGCGGCAGCGTGATGGACCGCGGGGGCATGTGCTCCAGCCCGATGTAGGGGGTCGAGCCCTCGATCTGTCCGGGATAGACGATCTCCCGGATCTGGCGGGCGACGTCCCCCAGGGTGCCCCAGCGCCAGCCCGTGGGCAGGGCCCCTTCCTCTGTCAGGTCGAACGTGCTCGGGAACAGCGCCGCAGTCTCGGCACTCATACCCAGCGGTGCGTGTCCTTCGGCCTTCGCGGCCACCGGCTGGAAGGTGACGAACCAGGCTTCGAACAGCGTCCGGATCAGTTCCTCGATCGTCCGGTTCAGCTGGCGGGTGAGCTCAAGCCTCTCATCGAGCGTCCCCAGCACCTCAGCAATGCGCCGCTGGACCTGGACCGGCGGCACCTCGACCTCGTGCCGCTCCAGGGCGGAGGACTTGAGGTACGGCAGCGCTGAGCCCTCGATCAGCTCCTCGAAGTCGAGTGTGCACAGCAGGTAGTAGAGAAAGCGCGCGTCCACGCTCTCGCGAGGGACGGCCGCCATCAGGTTGTTGTCGAGCAGGGTGGGCCGTGTCGTCAGCCGCTTCCGGTTCTGGCGGATCGCCTCGCCGATCTTCGCGAAGATGACTGAGCCTGCGGGAATGGGCCGGGCCCGTAGCTTCGCGGCGGTCTCGGCGTCCACCGCGTTCTCCGCGCCCACGATGAAGAGCTCGTTGCCGGGGCGGTTCAAGTCGCTGACCTTGAGGAACGGAAACTCGCCGTGGTTGTGCCCCTGAAACTGGG
Above is a genomic segment from Hyalangium minutum containing:
- a CDS encoding HEAT repeat domain-containing protein → MRLLPVALLLFALPALAQVDARVAFLTKQLEKGKDPRARSQAALVLGATEEPEAVRPLCTGLEDESEVVRAAAAKGLATLKEASGLDCLKKHQEKDAATLVAVREAIKALEDFKNRKPRLYVALGLKDKTGSLSPELVKISEERLKRRLIHAGAMLAPPKETKKAAQGVLKKNSIRGYQLNIEISNTEGGGLRLAVLCLRYPDMALLGQVDVQASGAEPADLLKALIPKAIEDAAETFEWST
- a CDS encoding DUF4352 domain-containing protein translates to MSPRTALTPILLAAALAWGCTKEEAPPQEDRTLAKLRAEADRVGKGGAASGPPARAQQADEDPDMGLAGLATADEGASDRKLRLPDSNETKHVDTVAVKLTGLEASHSVKGGKLSLTTEDQFLRVQLVMQNVGQAPAALSLDGAKLMDAAGKEYPLARDVQIAAGTRELRHTWAPEERSDVVLFFEVPPSTLDAGLTLVLPATSGDVRLALR
- a CDS encoding HAMP domain-containing protein, whose translation is MSSEPQKDGSKRRQWRNFLLEPKFQLKFTVYLIAVALVVAAGLGVFLYRNTRALLDEANNSLEARSRAAEASRELSNATLSNELIKRMGDPVFVAQLEATSKAIDERYEAERAAIVAQKAELERRQRTMWTVFMGAFAAFLVLIALTSIVLTHRVAGPLLRIRRMVKDVAGGTIRPPPYGLRDKDELKDLFDATRGMMHVLRKQVEDDALVLSHALERAQQEGVKSEWMDDLRTLESRIKGRL
- a CDS encoding outer membrane beta-barrel protein; protein product: MKNRSVVGSLAAAALLFAVPALAQVEAQEVGTKLHYNPAEAQVGLDVRVGLGGLTGAAGEYTGTGPLLGIAADAQVWPALGVEVGYEGQRIPIDESLIGSSGEGLYRHNLGLMAKAGPLINDKWRPFVGAGLGLSYINPTDGADFLYKNDIVEELPLAAGVDYNFGTIFAGARASYRLMFGESFAEDVRPGLDNSGNLFNANITLGGRF
- a CDS encoding Hsp70 family protein, with product MTVAPKLLPLRIRLPYTTEEEFIEKYGSNVARAGVFIATKALKEEGTAIAFEFVLANGARLLRGEGVVVKAQAEEGGRSGMSVRFVKLDAQSKALIDRVVALRSGQPLPPASVETQVPAPATAPVKPPTPVPVEAPRAPAPQPLAPPPGMVRRTSPSLSAAVPSVAPPPPAAAARPPPAAPPATASPTPAVPPPPAPSAAPPVSPQRTEPLREPKAPTVRMWSVPFTPPPTGTPPPAEPVSPTAKAIPRPPVDPLPTPPPGLVQRTAGPASAEPPARPPPRPSVSIPAIPAAPPAAPPVARAPAAPSLPPEPRTEEVPPLAPLPPEPSRTEVPAAPSEDSRRVSEGRGRRRTVLDMPVSAPVAPSAPEVVLGIDLGTTQARVAVFHEGSVRLISSGGVEAQGLPSMLAVDASGQLLVGAAALAEAERNSRHAATGLKRLLGLRARSPRLRSFVGLPFSVAADPRGDAGVELGGRVISLTDFAAQLLRELKASAGAFLGREATRAVLCVPAYFDARQRAALREAGERAGLQTLRVLNAPAAATLAYGHGRGLARKRVLVVDLGGGGLEVSVVQVTGDDLEIVTTGSDPTLGGMDFDARITEALMSDLRNSGTSSQEPSLDWGPLRAAAESAKVRLSEQDETPVRLREGPSLTLNRERVEALTADLAQRVTEATREVLESSSLTPQGLDAVVLVGGQSRAPLVRRRLEESLGVPVRSDVDPLTAGAFGAALLGRSLLEIDSGKPGATVSDVLSVPLGVAERGGTLRRVFERNTRLPADKTLVLPVTPGPLSLAIFQGASSLASESEYLGALHFQFERTGEAELHFSLSQDGILSLSATLPGAKRQPVTLATEDLDDTAREALIARSPFATETKESPAGLFSGLRKLFGKK
- a CDS encoding family 2B encapsulin nanocompartment shell protein, yielding MANSVNTGSAPNADEQLLSLSTAGARQLTTTTKTQPQMQGISPRWLLRMLPWVQVSGGTYRVNRRLSYTVGDDRLNFSNIGAKVEIIPQELLKLPLLRGLDSEALTLDALARQFVQREFKTGDLIVEAGKPAEHVFLLAHGKANKLGTGKYGDPIILEVLGDGDHFGDQAVVESNDVWPFTVKALTPCTVMLLPQQAFETLIRQSPALNAHVEVYKRRLKMPQDKMGQAAIELAAGHKGEPELPGTFVDYELRPREYELSVAQTILNVHTRVADIYNDPMNQTQEQLRLTIEALRERQEYELINNREFGFLHNADLKQRLHPRSGPPTPDDLDELLSRRRKSRFFLAHPRTIAAFGQECNRRGIYPTPVEVNGSRFMAWRGVPLLPCDKIPITPERTTSIIVMRTGEGDQGVIGLHNAGVPDEVQPSLSVRRMDISEKAITSYLVSVYFSAAVLVPDALGVLENIELGR
- the alaS gene encoding alanine--tRNA ligase; translation: MPSALTASQIREAFLKFFEDRSHRRVASSPLVPQNDPTLLFTNAGMVQFKDVFTGREKRDYSRATTSQKCVRAGGKHNDLDNVGYTARHHTFFEMLGNFSFGDYFKADAIAYGWEFVTKTLGLDKARLAVTVFNGEGGIPWDEEAFELWAKQGVARDRIYKLGLKDNFWAMGDTGPCGPCSEIHYHQGDDIPCAEVSAGRPCQGVACDCDRWLEIWNLVFMQFERKEKDAPLIPLPKPSIDTGAGLERIASVVQGKRSNYDTDLFQSILSKVSELAGKPYTQEDGASMRVIADHSRAAAFLLSDGVQPSNEGRGYVLRRIMRRAIRHGSLLGLDEVFFFKVVDRVIELMGDAYPELRESRTFVLENTRHEEESFRRTLNRGLKMIDEEITRLKDSGGKAISGEATFFLHDTHGFPWDLTQIIARERGYDVDLTKFWEIMNTPRGADSGKLNKDKAVGDVYLKLADRLGTTEFLGYDGEGHEGEGSVRAIIKDGQEVAQASAGDKVELVLDRTPFYGESGGQIGDTGRITGHGGKAVANVLDAQRPVSGLIVHTVEVKEGTFKAGDMVQAAVDGERRKSIRANHSATHLMHRALKMVLGDHVKQAGSVVAPDFLRFDYSHFAVPTPEQMDQVEDLVNGWIRENAESQTRIMKLDDAKKSGAVAMFGEKYGETVRVVTVHPQSTELCGGTHVKRSGDIGLFKIVSESGIASGVRRITAVTGVGALQYLRETERELRKAAELLKTTPKELSKRVEATQKRVKELEKKIEEVAVKAQTASSKDLLDQAREVNGMKVLATRVDPADDKVYRGLADQLRDRIRSGVIAIGGEKDGKALILVAATKDVVAKGISAGDLVREMAKEVGGKGGGKADMAQAGGPDPSKLPAALDKLYELMKDRA
- a CDS encoding DoxX family protein → MWTGRILSGFAVVFLLGDGVFKFLQTPEAVKGTVELGYPVSVLVGLGITELICLAVYLLPRTSVLGAILWTGYLGGAIATHVRVGNPLFSHVLFPVYLAAFLWLGLWLREPRLRALVPLRNKP
- a CDS encoding restriction endonuclease subunit S encodes the protein MASERRTVTLGELCELRAGVAFPPQFQGHNHGEFPFLKVSDLNRPGNELFIVGAENAVDAETAAKLRARPIPAGSVIFAKIGEAIRQNRKRLTTRPTLLDNNLMAAVPRESVDARFLYYLLCTLDFEELIEGSALPYLKSSALERHEVEVPPVQVQRRIAEVLGTLDERLELTRQLNRTIEELIRTLFEAWFVTFQPVAAKAEGHAPLGMSAETAALFPSTFDLTEEGALPTGWRWGTLGDVARQIREIVYPGQIEGSTPYIGLEHMPPRSITLPRWGEASEVQSQKCRFRAGHFLFGKLRPYFHKVGIAPVDGVCSTDIVVVEPTDPVYASLVLGHLSSAEFVSYTDLGSGGTRMPRTSWERMAHYPIALPDTQCAEALNRHTRPLLDMLNANIQQNRTLMALRDLVLPQLLSEESLPAWSRDTRVTADL